The following proteins come from a genomic window of Pseudomonas putida:
- a CDS encoding autotransporter outer membrane beta-barrel domain-containing protein encodes MGIVQKQRGGPLVPAKVVMSALMMLSPIAQALTTVDGDLTIDANTPLDNYQLNPGARLDANGASTQHIDIFGGAHLEMSGSTVDAQLDDGIALRGGSSANVTANSRVVSARYGLRLQRDNSLGGSTATVSDSYVEGARGGALISAESTLVLHNSTLVGTGTAAAADMFDNATLSAEGSRLQGARNGLRILSAQAQPGTATVSLVGSHVEGQDGSAIVVGNPALGPAEADILVAGGSTLQGSNGALLEVTGSSTARMTVDNSQLVGDVRVEEGSSASLTLDNHASLTGRLENVAGLTLSNQARWNMVEDSKVGSLALEGGSVRFGEPGQYQRLSVGTLAGSGNFIMDADFSTGDSDYLEITGTATGSHTLLVGSSGADPVSENQLHLVHAAAGDAQFSLLNGPVDVGTFSYELVQRGNDWFLDGASKVISPGTASVLALFNTAPTVWYGELTTLRSRMGELRLDQGKAGGWVRAYGNKYNVSDAAGSAYQQVQQGFSLGADMPLPLGDGQWLLGVMAGHSNSDLNLTRGASADVKSYYLGLYATWLDAQSGYYLDGVVKLNRFDNSSDITLSDGKRSKGDYDNFGVGASLEFGRHLELGNDYFIEPYTQWSMVTIQGKHYDLDNGMQARGDVTRSLLGKAGATVGRTFDLGAGRKVQPYLRAAYAHEFVDDNQVNVNDNRFDNDLSGSRGELGLGVAVSMTDRLQLHADFDYANGEKIEQPWGANVGLHYSW; translated from the coding sequence ATGGGGATTGTGCAAAAACAACGCGGGGGGCCGTTGGTGCCGGCCAAGGTGGTCATGTCTGCGCTTATGATGCTAAGCCCAATTGCCCAAGCGTTGACGACCGTGGATGGCGACCTGACCATCGATGCGAATACACCACTCGATAACTATCAACTAAACCCAGGGGCCAGGCTTGACGCCAACGGTGCATCCACCCAGCACATCGATATTTTTGGCGGTGCGCACCTGGAGATGAGCGGCAGCACGGTGGATGCGCAACTGGACGATGGCATCGCCCTGCGGGGCGGTTCGAGCGCAAACGTAACTGCCAATTCGCGGGTGGTCAGCGCCCGCTACGGCCTGCGCTTGCAGCGCGACAACAGCCTGGGTGGCTCAACGGCCACCGTCAGTGACAGTTATGTCGAAGGCGCCAGGGGGGGGGCGCTGATATCGGCCGAGTCGACCCTTGTACTGCACAACAGCACACTGGTCGGTACCGGTACGGCCGCAGCTGCGGACATGTTTGACAACGCAACGCTCAGCGCGGAAGGCAGCCGTTTGCAGGGTGCACGGAATGGCTTGCGGATATTGTCTGCGCAGGCACAGCCTGGCACTGCGACGGTGAGCCTGGTGGGGTCGCACGTAGAGGGGCAGGACGGCTCTGCGATTGTGGTCGGCAACCCCGCGCTTGGCCCGGCTGAGGCCGATATCCTCGTAGCCGGAGGAAGCACCTTGCAAGGCAGCAACGGCGCGCTGCTGGAAGTTACGGGCAGTTCCACGGCACGCATGACGGTGGACAACAGCCAACTGGTGGGTGACGTGCGTGTCGAAGAGGGCTCCAGTGCCTCGCTGACGCTGGACAACCACGCCAGCCTGACAGGCCGACTGGAGAACGTCGCAGGCCTGACCCTGAGCAACCAGGCGCGCTGGAACATGGTCGAGGACAGCAAGGTCGGCAGCTTGGCCCTTGAGGGTGGCAGTGTCAGGTTTGGTGAGCCGGGCCAGTATCAGCGCTTGAGCGTGGGGACGCTGGCTGGCAGTGGCAACTTCATCATGGACGCCGACTTCAGTACCGGCGATAGCGATTACCTTGAAATCACCGGTACCGCCACCGGCAGCCATACCTTGCTGGTTGGCAGCAGTGGTGCCGACCCTGTGTCTGAGAACCAACTGCACCTGGTGCATGCCGCTGCAGGCGATGCGCAGTTTTCCTTGCTCAACGGCCCAGTCGACGTGGGCACGTTCTCCTACGAACTGGTGCAGCGTGGCAACGACTGGTTCCTCGACGGTGCGAGCAAGGTCATCAGCCCCGGTACCGCTTCGGTGCTGGCCCTGTTCAACACCGCGCCGACCGTATGGTATGGCGAGCTCACCACCTTGCGGAGCCGCATGGGCGAACTGCGCCTGGACCAAGGCAAGGCGGGTGGCTGGGTCAGGGCATATGGCAACAAGTACAACGTTTCCGATGCAGCGGGCAGTGCATACCAGCAGGTACAGCAGGGCTTCTCGTTAGGTGCTGATATGCCGCTGCCGCTTGGGGATGGCCAGTGGCTTCTGGGTGTGATGGCAGGGCACAGCAATTCGGACTTGAACCTGACGCGTGGCGCGTCTGCCGACGTCAAGAGTTATTACCTGGGGCTGTATGCCACCTGGCTCGATGCCCAGAGCGGTTACTATCTGGATGGGGTGGTCAAGCTCAACCGCTTTGACAACTCGTCGGATATCACATTGAGCGATGGCAAGCGCAGCAAAGGTGATTACGACAACTTCGGTGTGGGTGCATCCCTGGAGTTCGGTCGCCATCTGGAGCTGGGCAATGACTACTTCATCGAGCCCTATACGCAATGGTCAATGGTCACCATCCAAGGCAAGCACTATGACCTGGATAACGGAATGCAGGCGCGCGGCGACGTCACCCGCTCGCTGCTCGGCAAGGCCGGGGCCACCGTTGGGCGTACCTTCGACCTAGGTGCCGGGCGCAAGGTGCAACCCTACCTGCGCGCTGCCTACGCACATGAGTTCGTCGACGACAACCAGGTCAACGTCAACGACAACCGGTTTGACAATGATCTGTCGGGCTCGCGCGGCGAGCTGGGGCTGGGGGTTGCCGTTAGCATGACCGATCGCCTGCAACTGCACGCCGACTTCGATTACGCCAACGGTGAAAAGATCGAGCAGCCCTGGGGTGCCAACGTCGGGCTTCACTACAGCTGGTAG